GAGGAGTCTTATTCCCTCTTCATCCAGTTTATCTTCGTAATCTTCTACCAGTATCCTGGAAAAACCATCAATTGCTCTTAATGGAACTCTTAAATCGTGGGAAACAGAATATGCAAATGCTTCCAACTCTTGATTAGCATCTTCCAACTTTTCACTTTGAGTTTTAAGTTTTTCGTTAAGATCATTAAGTTTTCTTATTTTTTCAATCCTTTCAGCAAGAATAGCTACCAAAATTACCACAATAATAAGCATTAACAAACGGAAGTAATCTTCATTTAAAGATACATTTAAAGTATTGTACACCGGTTCAATAGCGTATAAGAAACTTATTAACATTGAGTTAATGACCATATCTTACCCCTTCTAATAAACTATTAAACCATTTATGTTCTTCATTATACATGTAATTTACCACCTTTTCACAACAATATAAATGTTTAACCCAAGATTTGGATATATTATCACAATAAATTTGATCACAATAACTTTGATTAATATCTTCAGATTGTTGTTAAACCAATAACCTTTTGATATTATTAATATGAATTTATTATATTAATAAACATAGTAAGGCTTAAATTATACATATAGAAAGGAATTCAATAATTTCCAAAAAAATACAATAAAAAAAATAAAAAGAAGATAAATCAGACTAATTTTCGAAAAATATAATGAAATTACTGCATGGATGATTTATTTTTCCTTAATTTTGACGCTATTTTCATTTATTTGGCATGATTCCGTGTTTTAGACTCATCAATCTCTTTTCTTTTTTCTATTTCTTTGTTTAATGAACTGGAATTTTCATTCAGGACTTCTTTTAAGAATTCCCCTGTGTAAGATCCACTGGCTGCGATTTCTTCAGGTGTACCCTGGGCAACTACCCTTCCTCCTCCGTCACCGCCTTCTGGTCCTAAATCAATAATATGGTCGGCGGTTTTTATCACATCCAAGTTGTGTTCAATAACTAGAACAGTGTTTCCACCGTCACGAAGTCGTCCCAGAACTTGCAATAGTTTCCTGATATCTGCAAAGTGTAGTCCAGTGGTGGGTTCATCTAATATATAAAGGGTGCGACCAGTGCTCTGACGACTTAATTCTTTGGCTAATTTAACCCTCTGAGCCTCACCTCCAGATAAGGTGGTGGCTGGTTGTCCTAATTTAATGTAGCTGAGTCCCACATCATCAAGGGTTTGTAATTTCTTTTTTATACGGGGAATATTCTCGAAAAACTCTAGTGCTTCTTCGACAGTCATGTCCAATACTTCAGAAATGTTTTTTCCTTTATAACGAACTTCTAAGGTCTCTCGATTGTATCTTTTACCTTTACAGACTTCGCATGGCACGTAAACATCAGCTAAAAAGTGCATTTCGATCTTGATTATCCCGTCACCGGTGCAGGCCTCGCATCTTCCTCCTTTAACATTGAAACTGAACCTTCCAGGTTTGTAACCTCTCTTTTTGGAGGTGGGTGTTTGGGCAAATATTTCCCTGATATATGTGAACACTCCAGTATAAGTCGCCGGATTTGAACGGGGAGTTCGGCCAATAGGGGACTGATCAATGATAATAACTTTATCCACATGTTCTGCACCAGTAATGGCATCATGTTTACCCGGATTAAGGTGTTTGTGGTTTAAAGTTCCATACAATCCCTTGTAGAGAACATCATTTATGAGAGTACTCTTACCTGACCCGGAAACTCCAGTGATGCACGTGAACACACCCATAGGGAATTTTACACCGATATTTTGAAGGTTGTGTTCCCGGGCACCAGTCACAGTCAAATAATTACCATTGGGCACGGTTCGTTTAGATGGGATGGGTATGGTTTCTTGGCGGGATAGGTAATGACCAGTTATGGAGTCAGGGTTTTCCATGATATCCTGGGGAGTTCCAGTTGCTGTAATCCAGCCCCCATGTTCTCCTGCTCCCGGTCCAATATCCACCACATGATCAGCGTTGAGTATGGTGTCTTCATCATGTTCCACCACAATGAGGGTGTTTCCAATATCCCTTAATTTCTTGAGTGTCTCAATTAGCTGATGGTTATCTCGCTGGTGAAGGCCAATACTAGGCTCATCCAGAATGTAGAGAACACCAACCAACCTTGACCCGATCTGTGTAGCTAAACGTATTCTTTGAGCTTCTCCACCTGAAAGGCTTCCAGAAGACCTGTCCAGGGTGATGTAATCCAGGCCAACGTCTTTTAAGAATTTTAAACGTTCTTTAATTTCCTTTAAAACTTCATGACCAATGAACTCTTCCCTTTCTGACAGCTCCAGGGAGTCAAAAAACTTAAATGAATCTTTAATAGGCATTTCAACGACTTGGGGAATGTTTTTACCTCCCACTGTCACGCTACGACTTTCAGGTCTCAGGCGAGTTCCATTACAGGCTGGACATTTTCGGTCACTCATGAACTGACCCATATAGCTACGCATATAATTGGATTTGGTTTCCATATAGATTCTTTCCATACGCCGTAGGACACCCTCAAAATAACGATGAACCCGGTGAAGACGGTTTTTCCTCTGGAAAACAAATTCAATCTTATCTGGAGAGCCGTACAGAATAATTTCCTGATATTTAGAAGGTAGATCTTTAAAGGGAGTGTCCATGCTGAAGTTGTAATGGTCAGCCACCGCCCTTAACATCTGTCCGTAATAATTATCCCGGTGTTTAGATTTGCTCCATGGTAGAATGGCCCCTTCATTCAATGAAAGTTCAGGGTCTGGAACCACCAGATCAGCATCGATCTCCAGTTTACTTCCCAGCCCATTACACTCTGGACAGGCTCCATGGGGACTGTTAAATGAAAACATTCTGGGGCTTATCTCTTCAAAGTTGATTCCACAGTCAGTGCAGGCGAAGTGTTCACTGTAGATCTTTTCTTTTGGATTTTCATCTGTTCTGTAAACTACGATTAAGAGTCCTTCACCTAGTTCAAGGGCGGTTTCCACAGAATCAGCGAGTCTGCTTTCAAAATCACGATCGTAACGGATCACCAAACGATCCACAACTGCTTCTATGCTATGTTTAAAATTTTTCTCCAGTTGGAACTCTGATTCCAGGTTGTGAATTTCCCCATCTACCCTTACCCTTACAAATCCTTTACGCCGTAGTTCTTGGAAGACCTTTTGATGTTCGCCCTTCCTGTCCCTGACTAGGGGTGCCAGGATCTGGATTTTACTACCTTCTTTTTCCAGTAGTATGTTGTCTACTATTTGGCCAGCTGTCTGTTGACTGATGGTTTTACCACACTGATGGCAGTGTGGAATTCCTATACGTGCAAATAGAAGTCTTAAATAATCATAAATCTCTGTTACAGTTCCAACAGTAGAACGTGGGTTCATTCTGGTTGTTTTCTGGTCAATAGATATGGCAGGAGATAAACCTTCAATGTAATCCACTTCTGGTTTCTTCATCTGCCCCAGAAACTGCCTGGCGTAAGCTGATAGTGATTCAACATAACGTCTCTGCCCCTCAGCGTAGATGGTGTCAAAGGCCAGAGAAGATTTCCCTGATCCACTGATCCCAGTAATAACAACTAACTGGTCTCGGGGAATCTCCAAATCTATATTTTTGAGATTGTGCTCCCTAGCACCCTTAATTAATATATTCTCTTTTTTATTCATAAATGTGAAACTCCTTATGAACGTGAAACTCCTTTAGTCTGAAACTCCTTCCAGAATCATAATTTTATCACGAATGTTAGCTGCTTCTTCAAAATCCAGCCGAGTGGCTGCCTTTTTCATTTCTTCTTTTAAATCTTTAATTAAAAGACGTAATTCATCTTTAGGCATTTTTTCCACATCGTCACGCATAACAACATCTGTTTTTTTGGTTTTTTCTTTTAGAGTCCGCTCAGTACTCCTGGGAATAATACCATGATCCTTATTGTATTTTAACTGCATTTTTCGCCTTTTGTTGGTAATATCCACAGCGTTACGCACTGAATCCGTAATTGTGTCGGCGTATATTATTACCTGACCTTCCACGTTACGTGCAGCCCGACCAATGGTCTGTATAAGTGATGATTCAGAGCGAAGAAATCCTTCCTTGTCCGCATCCATGATGCCAACCAGACCAACTTCTGGAAGGTCTAAACCCTCTCTGAGGAGGTTAACTCCAACCAGGCAGTCAAATTCACCTCTACGTAGATCATCGATTATGTCAATACGTTCAAGGGTGCTTATCTCTGAGTGTAGATAACGGACCTTAACACCAGCACGTGCATAATAATCAGTAAGGTCTTCAGCCATACGTTTGGTTAATGTGGTTACCAGTATTCTCTGATGGTTTTCAATTTTTTTCCTGATCTCTACCAGTAAATGATCAACCTGTCCCTGTACTGGTTTTAGTATCACTTCAGGATCAACCAGACCCGTGGGTCGGATAATCTGCTCTGCTACCTGCTGGCTGAGATTCAACTCGTACTTAGCAGGTGTTGCTGAAACATAGATCACCTGATTCTGGAGACTTTCAAATTCTTCAAAATTCAGGGGTCTGTTTTCACGGGCGGATGGTAATCGGAATCCATAATCCACTAGAACATTTTTACGTGCCCGGTCACCAGCATACATTCCCCTTATTTGTGGCACGGTAACGTGTGATTCGTCAATTATGGTCAGATAATCATCTGGAAAGTAACGTAGGAGGCTGTAGGGCGTTTCCCCCCAGTTACGGCCTGAAATATGCATACTGTAGTTTTCAATACCCTGACAGTAACCCATCTCCCTTAACATCTCCAGGTCAAATTTTGTGCGCTGTTCCAGGCGTTGAGCTTCCACGAGCTTGTTTTCAGCCTCCAAAACCCTCAATCTATCTTCCAATTCTTCTTCAATAGCTTTAAGGGCTTTGTTCATTTTCTCAGGTGAAGTTACAAAGTGTTTGGCAGGGAATATTATCACTTTCTCCAGTTTACTGGTGACCTGACCCCTTACATGATCTATAAATGATAGGCTGTCCACTTCATCACCGAAAAGTTCGATCCGGATGGGGGTTTTCCCCTGAGCCGGGAAGATTTCCACCACATCTCCACGTACTCTGAACTTTCCCCTGGCAAAATCAACATCATTTCGTTCATACTGCATTTTGACCAGTTTGGAGAGTATTTCCTCCCGATCTATTTGCTGTCCCACCTCTAACATGAGTACTAGGTTTCCATAGTCTTCTGGTGCACCAATACCATAAATACAGGACACACTAGCCACCACAATTACATCTTCTCTACTGAGAAGTGATTGAGTGGTGCTGTGCCGCATCATATCAATTTCTTCATTGATGGAAGATTCTTTGTCAATGTAGGTATCTGTTTGAGGTACATAAGCTTCTGGCTGATAATAGTCATAGTAGCTGACAAAGTATTCCACGGCGTTGTTGGGGAAAAGTTCCTTAAACTCCTCATATAGTTGTGCTGCCAGTGTTTTATTGTGGGATATTACCAGAGTTGGTTTGTGCACTTTTTTAATTACATTGGCCATGGTGAAGGTTTTACCAGAACCCGTAACTCCCAGAAGGGTCTGGTGTTTCATTCCACTCTTCACACCTTCAGATAATGATTTAATGGCCTTAGGTTGGTCTCCTAAAGGTTTATAAGATGATACAAGTTCAAATTTTTTCATTCCTCAATCCTCTCTTGCAAAAACAAAATATTAATTATTAAACTAAAAACAGATCGAAATATCTAAATTCCATAATATTACATGTATATTATAAATTCTATTCCTTAATATTCCATAATATATTATATATAATGTACTGATCCACGGACTGTTCGTGTAAC
The sequence above is a segment of the Methanobacterium petrolearium genome. Coding sequences within it:
- the uvrB gene encoding excinuclease ABC subunit UvrB; the encoded protein is MKKFELVSSYKPLGDQPKAIKSLSEGVKSGMKHQTLLGVTGSGKTFTMANVIKKVHKPTLVISHNKTLAAQLYEEFKELFPNNAVEYFVSYYDYYQPEAYVPQTDTYIDKESSINEEIDMMRHSTTQSLLSREDVIVVASVSCIYGIGAPEDYGNLVLMLEVGQQIDREEILSKLVKMQYERNDVDFARGKFRVRGDVVEIFPAQGKTPIRIELFGDEVDSLSFIDHVRGQVTSKLEKVIIFPAKHFVTSPEKMNKALKAIEEELEDRLRVLEAENKLVEAQRLEQRTKFDLEMLREMGYCQGIENYSMHISGRNWGETPYSLLRYFPDDYLTIIDESHVTVPQIRGMYAGDRARKNVLVDYGFRLPSARENRPLNFEEFESLQNQVIYVSATPAKYELNLSQQVAEQIIRPTGLVDPEVILKPVQGQVDHLLVEIRKKIENHQRILVTTLTKRMAEDLTDYYARAGVKVRYLHSEISTLERIDIIDDLRRGEFDCLVGVNLLREGLDLPEVGLVGIMDADKEGFLRSESSLIQTIGRAARNVEGQVIIYADTITDSVRNAVDITNKRRKMQLKYNKDHGIIPRSTERTLKEKTKKTDVVMRDDVEKMPKDELRLLIKDLKEEMKKAATRLDFEEAANIRDKIMILEGVSD
- the uvrA gene encoding excinuclease ABC subunit UvrA: MNKKENILIKGAREHNLKNIDLEIPRDQLVVITGISGSGKSSLAFDTIYAEGQRRYVESLSAYARQFLGQMKKPEVDYIEGLSPAISIDQKTTRMNPRSTVGTVTEIYDYLRLLFARIGIPHCHQCGKTISQQTAGQIVDNILLEKEGSKIQILAPLVRDRKGEHQKVFQELRRKGFVRVRVDGEIHNLESEFQLEKNFKHSIEAVVDRLVIRYDRDFESRLADSVETALELGEGLLIVVYRTDENPKEKIYSEHFACTDCGINFEEISPRMFSFNSPHGACPECNGLGSKLEIDADLVVPDPELSLNEGAILPWSKSKHRDNYYGQMLRAVADHYNFSMDTPFKDLPSKYQEIILYGSPDKIEFVFQRKNRLHRVHRYFEGVLRRMERIYMETKSNYMRSYMGQFMSDRKCPACNGTRLRPESRSVTVGGKNIPQVVEMPIKDSFKFFDSLELSEREEFIGHEVLKEIKERLKFLKDVGLDYITLDRSSGSLSGGEAQRIRLATQIGSRLVGVLYILDEPSIGLHQRDNHQLIETLKKLRDIGNTLIVVEHDEDTILNADHVVDIGPGAGEHGGWITATGTPQDIMENPDSITGHYLSRQETIPIPSKRTVPNGNYLTVTGAREHNLQNIGVKFPMGVFTCITGVSGSGKSTLINDVLYKGLYGTLNHKHLNPGKHDAITGAEHVDKVIIIDQSPIGRTPRSNPATYTGVFTYIREIFAQTPTSKKRGYKPGRFSFNVKGGRCEACTGDGIIKIEMHFLADVYVPCEVCKGKRYNRETLEVRYKGKNISEVLDMTVEEALEFFENIPRIKKKLQTLDDVGLSYIKLGQPATTLSGGEAQRVKLAKELSRQSTGRTLYILDEPTTGLHFADIRKLLQVLGRLRDGGNTVLVIEHNLDVIKTADHIIDLGPEGGDGGGRVVAQGTPEEIAASGSYTGEFLKEVLNENSSSLNKEIEKRKEIDESKTRNHAK